The Lentzea guizhouensis genome contains a region encoding:
- a CDS encoding RICIN domain-containing protein, with amino-acid sequence MTPLKLGMTRRGAVALASLSLVAGGVLATTTASAGAAQATFPITSRYNGRCMTAATGQNGAGVIMVDCQNAPTQRWYWDLGRLRNHDGGRCLTAAWGNLDNGAHLQMYDCQPNSPAHQIFYRPASRPEEVGRLRTWQHGNRCVEIAGANWWNGASVQLWDCHGGGNQYWNAP; translated from the coding sequence ATGACACCACTGAAGCTCGGAATGACCAGGCGTGGCGCGGTGGCGCTGGCCTCCCTGTCGCTCGTGGCGGGCGGGGTCCTCGCGACCACGACCGCGTCGGCGGGTGCGGCCCAGGCCACCTTCCCGATCACGTCGCGCTACAACGGCCGGTGCATGACCGCGGCCACGGGCCAGAACGGCGCCGGCGTCATCATGGTCGACTGCCAGAACGCCCCGACCCAGCGCTGGTACTGGGACCTGGGCAGACTGCGCAACCACGACGGCGGCAGATGCCTCACCGCCGCGTGGGGCAACCTCGACAACGGCGCGCACCTGCAGATGTACGACTGCCAGCCGAACAGTCCCGCCCACCAGATCTTCTACCGCCCGGCGTCGCGGCCGGAGGAGGTCGGCCGGCTGCGGACCTGGCAGCACGGCAACCGGTGCGTCGAGATCGCGGGCGCGAACTGGTGGAACGGCGCCTCGGTGCAGCTCTGGGACTGCCACGGCGGCGGCAACCAGTACTGGAACGCGCCCTGA
- a CDS encoding helix-turn-helix transcriptional regulator encodes MSDQLPLVGREGELRAALRALAGDGAVLLSGSSGVGGTRLAAEVLAAAPHRVVRCYATVATLQIPLGAFATQVPTDLPTGPPGPGTLPAASVRAAAEHLARGGRSVLSVDDAHLLDDTSLSVLRHVVRHKLTRVICTARLGWGLEGVPAVQVDALDRERADALLETALGGPADASTRHLVWANSQGNPLYLRELVAQGRHTGALTEREGGWSWSGPLELSGRLAEIVDLALGRLTDPQRRSLELLAYGEPLERELMPPPRDLVDMGLVRVGDDGRARVAHPLYSARLRATCPTLRARAHRRALADRLEAGGTAKPGDAVRIATWRLDSGTAESPNVLARAAEQALAAQDWELAERLSRAAVARGATGRVGLVLGLVLMYRRQCAQAEEVLAETMAAGGDLMSLVQVACTRAFNLFFGLGDENAAVGVIDEVTATELPPELEHAVLFIAMTFALEAAPVRVARLGGELLVAEGGWAATAGRQVLAFADRFSGLHGEAIARVEADHEAVLAAAGRFPSLVNAANGVRNESTLRSGDLSSAEERAARQLAEVVEEDRWPVTQVPPRVLLSQSARMRGRAAAAVRITAEGIPDSDVQPMMWDVLLLAEFAAGAALLGQADRAERAIVRAEAGLRPAWRIAQLAVGGARSWVLAGAGRVNEAMQAALDNAAAARTHGAHSEEIVSLHDAARFGADTSPRLLELAKSRNDPLTTAYASHAQARALRDPAGLEEVTTAFLACGATLFAAEALAEASRLSRLHDRPRDADRLERQASALAESFDGATTPGLVVTSTLVALTPRQLEIARLAVAGLTNVEIAERLAIAKRTVDNHLHTTYAAVGVTGRGGLRALFGQG; translated from the coding sequence GTGAGCGATCAGTTGCCCCTGGTCGGGCGCGAGGGTGAACTGCGGGCGGCGTTGCGGGCGCTGGCCGGGGACGGTGCCGTGCTGCTCTCGGGATCTTCCGGCGTGGGCGGGACACGGCTGGCGGCGGAGGTTCTCGCTGCCGCGCCCCATCGCGTCGTGCGCTGCTATGCCACGGTCGCCACCTTGCAGATCCCGCTCGGGGCGTTCGCCACCCAGGTGCCCACCGACCTGCCCACCGGTCCGCCGGGGCCCGGCACGCTGCCCGCCGCCTCGGTCCGGGCCGCCGCGGAACACCTCGCGCGCGGCGGGCGCAGCGTGTTGTCGGTCGATGACGCCCACCTGCTCGATGACACGTCGTTGTCGGTGTTGCGGCACGTTGTGCGCCACAAGCTGACGCGCGTCATCTGCACGGCACGGCTGGGCTGGGGCCTGGAGGGCGTGCCGGCCGTCCAGGTCGACGCGCTCGACCGGGAGCGGGCGGACGCGTTGCTGGAGACGGCGCTGGGCGGTCCGGCCGACGCCTCGACGCGGCACCTGGTGTGGGCGAACAGCCAGGGGAACCCGCTGTATCTCAGGGAGCTCGTGGCGCAGGGGCGGCACACGGGCGCGCTCACCGAACGCGAGGGCGGCTGGAGCTGGAGCGGGCCGCTGGAGCTGTCCGGGCGGCTCGCCGAGATCGTCGACCTCGCCCTCGGCCGGCTCACCGATCCACAACGGCGGTCGCTGGAGCTGCTGGCGTACGGCGAACCGCTCGAACGGGAGCTGATGCCGCCACCGCGGGACCTCGTGGACATGGGGTTGGTGCGGGTCGGAGATGACGGGCGTGCGCGCGTTGCCCATCCGCTGTACAGCGCGCGGCTGAGAGCGACGTGTCCGACCTTGCGCGCGAGGGCGCACCGCAGGGCGTTGGCGGATCGTCTCGAAGCCGGTGGCACGGCCAAGCCCGGTGACGCGGTGCGCATCGCGACCTGGCGTCTCGACAGCGGCACGGCGGAGTCGCCGAACGTGCTCGCGCGGGCCGCCGAACAGGCGCTCGCCGCCCAGGACTGGGAGCTGGCGGAACGACTTTCGCGCGCCGCCGTGGCCCGTGGTGCGACCGGGCGCGTGGGGCTCGTGCTCGGTCTTGTGCTGATGTACCGACGTCAGTGCGCACAAGCCGAGGAAGTGCTCGCGGAGACTATGGCTGCGGGCGGCGACTTGATGTCGTTGGTCCAGGTTGCCTGTACGCGCGCGTTCAACCTGTTCTTCGGTCTTGGCGACGAGAACGCCGCTGTCGGCGTCATAGACGAGGTCACCGCGACGGAGCTGCCGCCGGAACTGGAGCACGCGGTCCTGTTCATCGCCATGACGTTCGCGCTGGAGGCAGCTCCGGTGCGGGTCGCGAGGCTCGGCGGTGAGCTGCTGGTCGCCGAAGGCGGGTGGGCGGCGACGGCGGGACGGCAGGTGCTCGCGTTCGCCGACCGGTTCAGCGGCCTCCACGGCGAGGCGATCGCGCGGGTCGAGGCCGACCACGAGGCGGTCCTCGCGGCCGCCGGCCGGTTCCCGTCGCTGGTGAACGCCGCGAACGGGGTGCGCAACGAGAGCACCCTGCGCTCCGGAGACCTGTCGTCGGCCGAGGAACGGGCCGCGCGGCAGCTGGCCGAGGTGGTCGAGGAGGACCGGTGGCCGGTCACCCAGGTGCCGCCACGGGTGCTGTTGAGCCAGAGCGCGCGCATGCGGGGGCGAGCGGCGGCGGCTGTGCGGATCACCGCCGAGGGCATTCCCGACTCGGACGTCCAGCCGATGATGTGGGACGTCCTGCTGCTGGCCGAGTTCGCCGCGGGTGCCGCGTTGCTCGGGCAAGCCGATCGTGCCGAACGGGCGATCGTGCGCGCTGAGGCCGGATTGCGGCCCGCGTGGCGCATCGCGCAGTTGGCCGTGGGTGGTGCACGGTCGTGGGTGCTCGCGGGCGCGGGACGGGTCAACGAGGCGATGCAGGCTGCACTCGACAACGCCGCCGCCGCACGCACTCATGGCGCGCACTCCGAGGAGATCGTGTCGCTGCATGACGCCGCACGGTTCGGTGCCGACACATCGCCTCGTTTGCTGGAGCTCGCGAAGTCACGCAACGACCCGCTCACGACCGCGTACGCCTCCCACGCGCAGGCGCGCGCGTTGCGTGACCCGGCGGGGCTGGAGGAGGTGACGACGGCGTTCTTGGCCTGCGGTGCCACGTTGTTCGCGGCCGAGGCACTCGCGGAGGCCAGCAGGCTGTCCCGCCTGCACGACCGGCCCCGGGACGCGGACCGGTTGGAACGCCAGGCGTCCGCGCTCGCCGAGTCGTTCGACGGGGCGACCACGCCGGGTCTGGTGGTGACGAGCACGCTGGTCGCGTTGACGCCACGTCAGCTGGAAATCGCGCGGCTGGCCGTGGCGGGGCTGACGAACGTGGAGATCGCCGAACGCCTGGCCATCGCCAAACGCACGGTCGACAACCACCTGCACACGACGTACGCGGCGGTGGGCGTGACGGGACGGGGTGGGCTACGCGCGCTCTTCGGCCAAGGCTGA
- a CDS encoding LuxR C-terminal-related transcriptional regulator gives MWPFVGRRRELADVMAALTGPDGKGAALVGPAGVGKTRLTDEIAERLEQTGFTVRRSYATVATSTIPFGAVASLLPADMRTANPLGRAVEHLRTEPAPLAIVVDDAHLLDDASIGLLHHVIRHGHARVLVTSRPGERAELWREGLLQRHPVGYLSRAECDELLEQVLHGPVDTRSATLLWTGSTGNPLYLKELVASGCAVGSLRAQDGVWSWHGAIELAGRLGELVRENLGRLDPAHRHALELLAYSEPVELDLLASLVVEEALDDLETRALIRVEPSGSRTVVRLGHPLYGRPLRTTCPASRAQSHQRALAAALEATGARRREDFMRITTWRLGSGCPISVDLLVAAAEQAWAARDVTLAERLCRAAVAAGGTSQAGHVLGQVLMHGRAPAEAEAALAEVMAGPLSPADLGRLGATRSMNLHFGLGDAEAAAAVLDAVDVPGLPADLSDWLKVVRVTEEAQFRHVTHVLDRTYQPVVPRLSIHMRHNRALSLLHAGRYREAEEEITGYEAEALALSEEVPTLYNGAMRMRAFCRAFAGRLTEAEELARRVRHTLIEESGWTFSGTSLASVLSYCARLRGHGTRALRLAREGTPGPAHPLVFDTMALSALASAAAVCGDTSLAADALARAEKARRPAWRLTGTSVPIARAWVLAATGDIRAAADTALAAADDCAALGLRCGEAMALHDAARFGIDTSLRLAVLTTTMDDPLTRAYSAHATALARCSPATLEAVAAGFHRLGVTLYAAEALASAPACTAPGNARAASQASARQALLMRDFDAVHTPALRADDLTHLTRRQAEVARLATSGLTNQQIAARLHTSKRTVDNHLHAIYGVLGVTGRNELRAVLGRVPGHS, from the coding sequence GTGTGGCCGTTCGTGGGAAGGCGGCGGGAGCTCGCGGACGTGATGGCCGCGCTCACCGGGCCGGACGGGAAGGGCGCCGCACTCGTCGGACCGGCCGGAGTGGGCAAGACCCGGTTGACCGACGAGATCGCCGAGCGCCTGGAGCAGACCGGTTTCACGGTACGGCGCAGCTACGCGACCGTTGCGACATCAACGATCCCGTTCGGGGCGGTGGCCTCGTTGCTGCCCGCGGACATGCGCACCGCGAACCCCCTCGGGCGCGCGGTCGAGCACCTGCGCACCGAACCGGCGCCGCTGGCCATCGTCGTCGACGACGCCCACCTGCTCGACGACGCGTCGATCGGCTTGCTGCACCACGTGATCCGGCATGGCCACGCACGCGTGCTCGTCACCTCACGTCCGGGTGAACGTGCCGAGCTGTGGCGGGAAGGGCTGCTGCAACGCCATCCCGTCGGCTACCTGTCCCGTGCGGAGTGCGACGAGCTGCTGGAGCAGGTGTTGCACGGCCCGGTGGACACCCGCTCGGCGACCTTGTTGTGGACCGGCAGCACGGGCAACCCGTTGTACCTCAAGGAGCTCGTGGCCTCCGGATGCGCGGTCGGCTCGTTGCGCGCGCAGGACGGCGTCTGGTCGTGGCACGGCGCGATCGAGCTCGCCGGCCGGCTCGGCGAGCTCGTGCGGGAGAACCTCGGCCGCCTCGACCCCGCGCACCGGCACGCCCTGGAGCTCCTCGCCTACTCCGAGCCGGTCGAGCTGGACCTGCTGGCGTCGTTGGTCGTCGAGGAGGCGCTCGACGACTTGGAAACACGTGCGCTGATCCGCGTGGAACCTTCTGGGAGCCGCACGGTCGTGCGGCTCGGACATCCCTTGTACGGCAGGCCTCTTCGCACCACATGCCCGGCCTCACGCGCGCAGTCGCACCAACGCGCGCTGGCCGCCGCACTGGAAGCAACGGGCGCACGCCGCCGTGAAGACTTCATGCGCATCACGACGTGGCGGCTCGGCAGCGGTTGCCCCATCTCGGTCGACCTGCTCGTCGCAGCCGCGGAGCAGGCGTGGGCGGCACGGGACGTGACACTCGCGGAACGCCTGTGCCGCGCGGCCGTCGCGGCGGGCGGCACCAGCCAGGCCGGCCACGTGCTCGGCCAGGTCCTGATGCACGGCCGCGCACCGGCCGAGGCGGAGGCGGCGCTGGCGGAGGTCATGGCCGGGCCGTTGTCGCCCGCGGACCTGGGCCGGCTCGGCGCCACCCGGTCGATGAACCTGCACTTCGGGCTCGGCGACGCGGAGGCGGCGGCCGCCGTGCTGGACGCCGTCGACGTACCCGGTCTGCCGGCGGACCTGAGCGACTGGCTGAAAGTCGTGCGTGTGACCGAAGAAGCCCAGTTCCGTCACGTCACGCACGTCCTCGACCGCACGTACCAACCCGTGGTGCCGCGGTTGTCCATCCACATGCGACACAACCGTGCGTTGTCGCTTCTGCATGCGGGCCGCTATCGCGAAGCAGAGGAGGAGATCACCGGTTATGAGGCGGAAGCGTTGGCGTTGAGCGAGGAAGTCCCGACGCTGTACAACGGTGCGATGCGCATGCGTGCCTTCTGCCGCGCGTTCGCCGGTCGTCTCACCGAAGCCGAAGAGCTCGCACGGCGCGTGCGGCACACACTTATTGAAGAGTCAGGCTGGACGTTCAGCGGCACCTCGCTCGCCAGCGTGCTCTCCTACTGCGCACGACTGCGCGGCCATGGCACCCGAGCTCTGCGCCTTGCCCGTGAAGGCACTCCAGGGCCGGCACATCCGCTGGTCTTCGACACGATGGCGCTTTCCGCATTGGCCAGTGCCGCCGCCGTGTGTGGTGACACCTCCCTCGCCGCAGACGCACTCGCACGCGCCGAGAAAGCTCGTCGCCCCGCTTGGCGGCTGACCGGTACGTCCGTGCCCATCGCCCGCGCCTGGGTTCTCGCCGCCACGGGTGACATCCGCGCCGCTGCCGACACGGCTCTGGCCGCCGCCGACGACTGCGCAGCACTCGGCCTGCGCTGCGGCGAAGCCATGGCACTGCACGACGCCGCCCGCTTCGGCATCGACACGTCCCTGCGCCTGGCCGTCCTCACCACGACCATGGACGACCCGCTGACCCGTGCCTACTCCGCGCACGCCACCGCACTCGCCCGCTGCTCCCCCGCGACGCTCGAGGCCGTGGCCGCCGGTTTCCACCGCCTCGGCGTCACCCTCTACGCCGCCGAGGCCCTCGCCTCCGCCCCCGCCTGCACCGCGCCCGGCAACGCCCGCGCCGCCTCCCAGGCCTCCGCCCGCCAGGCCCTGCTGATGCGCGACTTCGACGCCGTGCACACCCCGGCCCTGCGCGCCGACGACCTCACCCACCTCACCCGCCGCCAGGCCGAGGTGGCACGCCTGGCGACGTCCGGCCTCACGAACCAGCAGATCGCCGCGCGGCTGCACACGTCCAAGCGCACCGTCGACAACCACCTGCACGCGATCTACGGCGTGCTCGGCGTCACGGGCCGGAACGAGCTGCGTGCAGTGCTGGGGCGTGTCCCAGGGCACTCATGA
- a CDS encoding DUF3159 domain-containing protein, with protein sequence MTSAKTEEKQPTVLEQMGGVSGMLYSSLPVVVFVIVNFAAKNLMAAIISALAAAVVIGVVLAVRKGTIQPAISAVFGVGIAAFIAYKTGEAKGFFLFGIWQSVVYGSAFLLSIIVRRPLAGVIWTFLNGRDRSWRSDKASVRDYDIATFVWALVFFARFVVQRWLYEEDQVGWLAVARLGMGYPLMAIALVATVWAVRRSDKRLKAAEEAEAEAAAEAEAETVLARTADDLLTPDMDELQRMAEKESRDRTRD encoded by the coding sequence ATGACTTCAGCCAAGACCGAAGAAAAGCAGCCCACCGTCCTCGAGCAGATGGGCGGAGTGAGCGGAATGCTCTACTCCTCGCTGCCCGTCGTCGTCTTCGTGATCGTCAACTTCGCCGCCAAGAACCTCATGGCCGCGATCATCAGCGCCCTGGCGGCCGCCGTGGTCATCGGCGTCGTGCTGGCCGTGCGCAAGGGGACGATCCAGCCCGCCATCTCCGCCGTCTTCGGTGTCGGCATCGCCGCGTTCATCGCCTACAAGACCGGTGAGGCCAAGGGCTTCTTCCTGTTCGGCATCTGGCAGAGCGTCGTCTACGGCAGCGCCTTCCTGCTGTCGATCATCGTGCGCCGGCCGCTCGCCGGCGTGATCTGGACGTTCCTCAACGGCAGAGACCGCTCCTGGCGCTCCGACAAGGCCTCGGTCCGCGACTACGACATCGCCACCTTCGTGTGGGCGCTCGTCTTCTTCGCCCGCTTCGTCGTGCAGCGCTGGCTCTACGAGGAGGACCAGGTCGGCTGGCTGGCCGTCGCCCGCCTCGGCATGGGCTACCCGCTGATGGCCATCGCCCTGGTCGCCACCGTCTGGGCGGTCCGCCGCTCCGACAAGCGCCTGAAGGCCGCCGAGGAAGCCGAGGCCGAGGCCGCCGCGGAGGCGGAGGCCGAAACCGTGCTGGCCCGGACGGCGGACGACCTGCTCACACCGGACATGGACGAGCTCCAGCGCATGGCCGAGAAGGAGTCGCGCGACCGGACGCGCGACTGA
- a CDS encoding OB-fold nucleic acid binding domain-containing protein, producing the protein MQESGMGGYWHRLVRRLTSDVAELDADDLSRKAEAVGAVKACDCKSGEEVTVLGRLRSVELCPRDAAATLEAELYDGTEGVTLVWLGRRRIAGIEPGRTIKARGRIAVRDGRKVLYNPYYELQIAS; encoded by the coding sequence ATGCAGGAGTCGGGGATGGGCGGCTATTGGCACCGCTTGGTGCGTCGCTTGACCAGCGATGTCGCCGAGCTCGACGCGGACGACCTGTCGCGAAAAGCGGAGGCCGTCGGCGCGGTGAAGGCCTGTGACTGCAAGTCCGGTGAGGAGGTCACCGTCCTCGGCAGGCTGCGGAGCGTGGAGCTCTGTCCCCGGGACGCGGCCGCCACCCTGGAAGCTGAGCTCTACGACGGCACCGAGGGCGTCACGCTCGTCTGGCTCGGCCGCCGCCGGATCGCGGGGATCGAGCCTGGTCGGACGATCAAGGCCCGTGGCCGCATCGCCGTGCGCGACGGGCGCAAGGTGCTCTACAACCCCTATTACGAGTTGCAGATCGCTTCATGA
- a CDS encoding alpha/beta fold hydrolase, translated as MPVETVVLLPGTASDAVFVRSVFADPLSQVGAVIHTPHVRTLSERLTALENAAGEHPIVVGGVSLGAHVAASWAVRNPDRCAGLVLALPAWNGTPDGAPAALAARASAGIVAAHGVDAALAGTSGWLRHELHRAWHGYGDQLVPHLTEAAGSAAPTLEELRSLDVPTGIVGCVDDPVHPVGVARAWAEALPRAVLVETTLDAYPHALGRAVQAWQEAKKEA; from the coding sequence GTGCCTGTCGAGACAGTCGTCCTGCTGCCCGGTACCGCCTCCGATGCGGTTTTTGTCCGTTCCGTCTTCGCGGACCCGTTGTCGCAGGTCGGCGCCGTGATTCACACTCCGCACGTCCGCACACTCAGTGAACGGTTGACGGCGCTCGAAAATGCCGCCGGAGAGCACCCGATCGTGGTGGGTGGCGTCTCGCTCGGCGCGCACGTCGCCGCGTCGTGGGCGGTCCGCAACCCGGACCGGTGCGCGGGGCTCGTGCTCGCCCTGCCCGCGTGGAACGGCACCCCGGACGGCGCACCCGCGGCGCTCGCGGCCAGGGCCAGTGCGGGGATCGTTGCGGCGCACGGGGTGGACGCGGCACTCGCGGGCACGTCCGGCTGGCTGCGCCACGAGCTGCACCGCGCCTGGCACGGCTACGGCGACCAGCTCGTGCCGCACCTCACCGAGGCGGCCGGGTCCGCCGCGCCCACCCTGGAGGAGCTGAGGTCCCTCGACGTGCCAACGGGAATCGTCGGGTGCGTCGACGACCCGGTGCACCCGGTCGGGGTCGCGCGGGCGTGGGCGGAGGCACTGCCCCGCGCCGTGCTGGTGGAGACCACCCTGGACGCCTACCCGCACGCGCTGGGGCGTGCGGTGCAGGCGTGGCAGGAGGCGAAAAAAGAGGCTTAG
- a CDS encoding DUF3710 domain-containing protein translates to MFGRRRKRGRHSAGGVETGSEHDEDFDDVGPWDSTVAPKDDVQRLDLGSVLLPMPEEAQLQVEMDQQSGSVRAVHILTPVGQLTVSAFAAPKSGGLWKEVGAELIVGLKEDGARINRENGEWGEEITARNQGVQILFVGIDGPRWMLRGVAAGPEEHFAQNAEALREMIRGTVVVRGEQPMPPRTPLPVELPEAIARQIQQQQG, encoded by the coding sequence ATGTTCGGAAGGCGCCGCAAGCGCGGTCGTCACTCCGCTGGCGGGGTCGAGACCGGCTCGGAGCACGACGAGGACTTCGACGACGTGGGCCCGTGGGACTCGACGGTCGCGCCGAAGGACGACGTCCAGCGGCTCGACCTGGGTTCGGTGCTGCTGCCGATGCCGGAAGAGGCCCAGCTGCAGGTCGAGATGGACCAGCAGAGCGGTTCCGTGCGCGCGGTGCACATCCTCACGCCCGTCGGCCAGCTGACGGTGAGCGCGTTCGCCGCGCCGAAGTCCGGCGGCCTCTGGAAGGAGGTCGGCGCCGAGCTGATCGTCGGCCTCAAGGAGGACGGCGCCCGCATCAACCGCGAGAACGGCGAGTGGGGCGAGGAGATCACCGCGCGCAACCAGGGCGTGCAGATCCTCTTCGTCGGCATCGACGGCCCGCGCTGGATGCTGCGCGGTGTCGCCGCCGGTCCCGAGGAGCACTTCGCGCAGAACGCCGAGGCGTTGCGCGAGATGATCCGCGGCACCGTGGTCGTGCGCGGCGAGCAGCCGATGCCACCCCGCACCCCGCTGCCCGTCGAGCTGCCGGAGGCGATCGCCCGGCAGATCCAGCAGCAACAGGGCTAA
- the dut gene encoding dUTP diphosphatase, with product MSSVEVLLTRLDPGVPLPAYARPGDAGADLVTTSDVVIPPGERAVVGTGVAIALPAGYAGFVHPRSGLAARVGLSVVNTPGTIDSGYRGEIRVCLVNHDLREPIALSRGDRIAQLVVQRVEHAVFREVTALPETERGAGGYGSTGGHVVLASTALTETEG from the coding sequence GTGTCCAGCGTCGAGGTGTTGCTGACCCGGCTCGATCCGGGGGTTCCACTGCCCGCCTACGCCCGTCCCGGCGACGCGGGCGCCGATCTGGTCACCACGTCGGACGTGGTCATTCCACCAGGTGAGCGCGCCGTGGTCGGCACCGGTGTCGCCATCGCGCTGCCGGCGGGGTACGCGGGCTTCGTGCACCCCCGTTCCGGACTGGCCGCGCGGGTCGGGTTGAGCGTGGTCAACACGCCGGGGACGATCGACTCCGGCTACCGCGGTGAGATCCGCGTTTGCCTCGTGAACCATGATCTGCGTGAGCCGATCGCGCTCTCGCGCGGCGACCGGATCGCCCAGCTCGTCGTGCAACGCGTCGAGCACGCGGTGTTCCGCGAGGTCACCGCGCTGCCGGAGACGGAACGCGGCGCGGGCGGCTACGGCTCGACCGGCGGGCACGTGGTGCTCGCCAGCACAGCACTCACAGAGACCGAGGGGTAA
- a CDS encoding DUF3093 domain-containing protein yields MSETAVTATTTFRERLYVTWWIWPLPLLAAALLAAEVHMGFPGVRSWLPYVVLLPLTVFLIIRMGSTTVEVSGGELRVGEAHIPLEMLGEVEVIGPDRRRAAMGRELDPAAFVMHRGWIKPMVRVRVTDPEDPTPYWIVSTRRPEQLAAALKSGVTKG; encoded by the coding sequence GTGAGTGAGACTGCCGTGACCGCCACTACGACCTTCCGCGAGCGCCTCTACGTGACGTGGTGGATCTGGCCGCTGCCGCTGCTGGCGGCCGCGCTGCTGGCCGCCGAGGTGCACATGGGCTTCCCCGGTGTGCGCTCGTGGCTGCCGTACGTGGTCCTGCTGCCGCTGACCGTCTTCCTGATCATCCGGATGGGGTCGACCACGGTCGAGGTGTCCGGCGGCGAGCTGCGGGTCGGTGAGGCGCACATCCCGCTGGAGATGCTCGGCGAGGTCGAGGTCATCGGGCCGGACCGCCGGCGCGCCGCGATGGGCCGTGAGCTCGACCCCGCGGCGTTCGTGATGCACCGCGGCTGGATCAAGCCGATGGTGCGGGTGCGTGTGACCGACCCGGAGGACCCGACGCCCTACTGGATCGTCAGCACCCGCCGGCCGGAGCAGCTCGCCGCCGCGCTGAAGAGCGGTGTCACGAAAGGCTGA
- a CDS encoding DUF4193 domain-containing protein, whose amino-acid sequence MATDYDAPRRSEADELAEDSLEELKARRNETQSGVVDVDEDASAENFELPGADLSGEELTFKVLPKQADEFTCSKCFLVHHRSRLAEDNGGTYICRDCA is encoded by the coding sequence ATGGCGACCGACTACGACGCGCCGCGTCGCAGCGAGGCGGACGAACTCGCTGAGGACTCCCTCGAGGAGTTGAAGGCCCGGCGGAACGAGACGCAGTCCGGCGTCGTCGACGTCGACGAGGACGCGAGTGCGGAGAACTTCGAGCTTCCCGGCGCCGACCTGTCCGGTGAGGAGCTCACCTTCAAGGTCCTGCCCAAGCAGGCCGACGAGTTCACGTGCTCGAAGTGCTTCCTGGTGCACCACCGCAGCAGGCTCGCAGAGGACAACGGCGGCACGTACATCTGCCGCGACTGTGCCTGA
- the cei gene encoding envelope integrity protein Cei yields the protein MSSVFVWVKVLGNASDVDAAIKCNAPGGTAVTASADPAAPAAADAPPPALGTVLEHDALDRTNPVPVGDVNFRVVNASTQRNHAKAVAVMLTELGMKQAAEPGNDPVYPAGDMTCRGQLRFGAPGAQAARTLSLVEPCLELVRDDRQDATVDVSIGKKFDEVKPNSAARKVLDQLTEWADQQPDQQGGQVAEPNPPTLNADTVAAAREVTC from the coding sequence GTGAGCTCCGTGTTCGTGTGGGTGAAGGTGCTCGGCAACGCCAGTGACGTGGACGCGGCCATCAAGTGCAACGCGCCCGGCGGCACGGCGGTCACGGCGTCGGCCGACCCGGCCGCTCCCGCCGCCGCCGACGCGCCGCCGCCCGCACTCGGCACCGTGCTGGAGCACGACGCGCTGGACCGCACGAACCCGGTCCCGGTCGGCGACGTGAACTTCCGCGTGGTGAACGCCTCGACGCAGCGCAACCACGCCAAGGCCGTCGCGGTGATGCTGACCGAGCTCGGCATGAAGCAGGCGGCGGAGCCCGGCAACGACCCGGTCTACCCGGCCGGTGACATGACCTGCCGCGGTCAGCTCCGCTTCGGTGCCCCCGGCGCCCAGGCGGCCCGGACGTTGTCGCTCGTCGAACCGTGCCTGGAGCTCGTGCGCGACGACCGCCAGGACGCCACCGTCGACGTGTCGATAGGGAAGAAGTTCGACGAGGTCAAGCCGAACAGCGCGGCGCGCAAGGTGCTCGACCAGCTCACCGAGTGGGCCGACCAGCAGCCGGACCAGCAGGGCGGCCAGGTCGCCGAGCCGAACCCGCCGACGCTGAACGCCGACACCGTGGCCGCCGCCCGCGAAGTGACCTGCTGA